GGCGCAGACGGTGTGGCTGATGGTTTCGACCTTGCGCAGCGCGGGATGATCGGGCGCGAGTTCGGGGATATCGGGTTTGAAATAGATGTTGTGCATGCGCTTGTGGACGTGGGATTGCGTGTCCATCACCGGCTTGATTTCCCGCACCGCCTTTTCGGCAACGCCGGGCCTCAAGAGACCTTCGAGATTGAACATGCCATCGGCTTCGAGCGCTGCGATGGACTGTTCGACAAGACGGTTCCATTCGGGGCTGCCTTCGCGGTCGAGCGGATAACGGTCGAGATCGAGAATGTCTTTCATGTCGCGTGCTCCATAGGTTGGGCACAGAAGAGGGCAAAAAATTCTTTCCCTCAACGCGGAAAATTATTAGGAATGGCCAAGAAAAACTTATGGAGGCTGCATGGAGCGCCTGCCGCCGCTGAATGCGATCAGGGCCTTCGAGGTCGCTGCCCGCGTTGGCAGTTTCACTCTGGCGGCGAGTGAGCTTGGCGTGTCCTCGGCGGCGGTCAGCCAGCAGATACGCAACCTCGAAACCTGGTTCGGCAAGCAATTGTTCGTGCGCACCGGCAACCGCATCACGCTAACCGATGCCGGCCATGCCATCTATCCGCAGACCGCGCGTGCGCTGGGCGACATTGCCGCCATCGGCCAGCGCATGCTGGAAGGCGGCTTGAGGACACGGCTTGTGGTCAGCGTGCCGTACTCGCTGGCCGAGCTGTGGTTGGCGCCGAGGCTGGCAGCACTTCTTGAAGCCTTCCCGCACATGGCGAGCGACGTGCGGGCGGAAGACGATCCGGTCGACCTGACGCGCCAGGGTGTCGATCTGCGGATCTCCTATGGCGACTACCACTATCCCGGCCTGCGGATGGTCCGCCTTGTCCATGACGATGTGCTGCCGGTCTGCGCCCCAGGGTTCTGGCACCGGCATGGCAATGGCGACAGAGGTCTGTCGGATCTGCATGAGAGCCTGTTCATCCACACCAATTGGGGTCCGAACTATGCCTCGCACCCGACCTGGGCGGATTGGTTCGCGGCATCCGGCGGCAACCGCTCGCCAGACCCGTCGCATGGCCGTCGCGTCGGCCTGTCCAGCCTGGCGATCGCCTCGGCGAGGCTCGGCTTGGGTATTGCCCTCGGCCAGCGGGTGATGG
The genomic region above belongs to Mesorhizobium sp. B4-1-4 and contains:
- a CDS encoding LysR substrate-binding domain-containing protein; the encoded protein is MERLPPLNAIRAFEVAARVGSFTLAASELGVSSAAVSQQIRNLETWFGKQLFVRTGNRITLTDAGHAIYPQTARALGDIAAIGQRMLEGGLRTRLVVSVPYSLAELWLAPRLAALLEAFPHMASDVRAEDDPVDLTRQGVDLRISYGDYHYPGLRMVRLVHDDVLPVCAPGFWHRHGNGDRGLSDLHESLFIHTNWGPNYASHPTWADWFAASGGNRSPDPSHGRRVGLSSLAIASARLGLGIALGQRVMAQADLEAGRLIALSSVSVRLGHPYCAFMPPAKADRADVAALVGLLVKTAPTT